Proteins from one Pagrus major chromosome 1, Pma_NU_1.0 genomic window:
- the LOC141005571 gene encoding homeobox protein HMX3-like → MQGKLTENQTPTSSRASSSFFIENLLGKGRNGPESMSNSSRGEADMETVSTGRALNAYHADTSAPAPDGSSSAARSPYTDSPLQWYRGGTALNFSALERPQSPRDNTGTDEHCCSISTSDRCSPAVSEPITEDSDETDRKTGDSNLTDDNDDAHNGFDTRSEQDSSSDPSPNRKKKTRTVFSRSQVFQLESTFDVKRYLSSSERAGLAASLHLTETQVKIWFQNRRNKWKRQLAADLEAAHIPHSSQRIVRVPILYHEGPAPTAALGFSLNGHSISSPVAGFSSSINYPLSSFAHSMSMLRSQMTGLV, encoded by the exons ATGCAGGGGAAGCTCACGGAGAACCAGACTCCCACCTCATCGAGGGCGTCGTCGTCGTTTTTTATCGAGAACCTACTGGGCAAAGGGCGGAATGGGCCGGAGTCGATGTCGAACAGCAGCCGTGGGGAAGCTGATATGGAGACGGTGTCCACCGGCCGAGCCCTGAACGCATATCACGCCGACACGAGCGCTCCAGCGCCCGATGGCTCCAGCTCCGCGGCTCGGTCCCCGTACACAGACTCGCCGTTGCAGTGGTACCGCGGCGGGACTGCCTTAAACTTCAGCGCTTTGGAAAGACCACAGA GTCCAAGAGATAACACAGGTACAGATGAGCACTGCTGCTCCATATCGACCAGTGACCGATGCTCCCCCGCCGTGTCTGAGCCGATTACGGAGGACAGCGACGAAACAGACAGGAAAACCGGCGACAGCAACCTGACAGATGACAACGACGACGCGCACAACGGTTTTGACACACGGTCAGAGCAAGACTCATCCTCGGACCCGAGCCCCAACCGGAAGAAGAAGACCCGGACCGTGTTCAGCCGCAGTCAGGTGTTTCAGCTGGAGTCTACCTTCGACGTGAAACGGTACCTGAGCAGCTCGGAGAGAGCGGGGCTGGCAGCGTCCCTGCACCTGACAGAGACTCAGGTCAAGATCTGGTTCCAGAACCGGAGGAATAAATGGAAGAGACAGCTGGCGGCGGACCTTGAGGCTGCGCACATCCCACACTCGAGTCAGCGGATTGTCAGGGTCCCCATTCTGTATCACGAGGGACCCGCACCTACTGCAGCTCTGGGTTTCAGCCTGAACGGACATTCAATTTCTTCACCCGTCGCGGGCTTCTCCAGCTCCATCAACTACCCCCTGTCCTCGTTTGCTCACTCCATGAGCATGTTAAGATCGCAGATGACCGGCTTGGTGTAA